The following are encoded together in the Microterricola viridarii genome:
- a CDS encoding dienelactone hydrolase family protein — MAGLTRRDVEYHVGDTAMRGLFIAPAGAVKCATVVLIHDAFGLGDDMIAIAESLAARGLAVFAADVWGDRATPAAQAEIVPLIGSMAGNRAEWQARIAEAHRVATTQPEVDAANIALLGYCFGGSSALEFLRTGGVVRGVIAVHPGLDLLERDWSAATASGIQVHVALGSLDPMATRAERSRLEDELTEAEADWEIDVYSHTTHAFTSLRSRNSPRPELFDYHPRNAARSWQATVRVLDELFPPTAGA; from the coding sequence ATGGCCGGTCTTACACGCCGAGACGTCGAGTATCACGTCGGCGACACCGCGATGCGCGGACTCTTCATCGCCCCAGCTGGCGCCGTCAAGTGTGCCACCGTCGTGCTGATCCACGACGCCTTCGGCCTCGGCGACGACATGATCGCGATCGCCGAGAGTCTTGCCGCGCGCGGCCTCGCCGTGTTCGCCGCCGACGTCTGGGGTGACCGTGCCACGCCGGCAGCTCAGGCCGAGATCGTTCCCCTGATCGGATCGATGGCCGGAAACCGCGCGGAGTGGCAGGCCCGCATCGCCGAAGCGCACCGCGTGGCCACCACCCAACCGGAGGTCGATGCCGCGAACATCGCGCTGCTCGGATACTGCTTCGGCGGCTCCTCCGCCCTGGAGTTCCTGCGGACCGGCGGAGTCGTCCGCGGGGTGATCGCCGTGCACCCCGGTCTCGATCTGCTGGAGCGTGACTGGTCGGCCGCCACGGCATCCGGTATCCAGGTGCACGTGGCGCTCGGCTCGCTCGACCCGATGGCCACGCGTGCCGAGCGCAGCCGGCTCGAAGACGAACTGACCGAGGCCGAGGCCGACTGGGAGATCGACGTCTACAGCCACACCACGCACGCCTTCACGAGCCTCAGATCCCGTAATTCGCCCCGCCCAGAGCTGTTCGACTACCACCCACGCAACGCCGCGCGCTCCTGGCAGGCGACCGTCCGGGTGCTCGACGAGCTGTTCCCCCCGACCGCCGGCGCCTAG
- a CDS encoding FAD-dependent monooxygenase, which produces MHDIAIIGAGPGGLVTALRLHQQGIRTKIYEIVPELKPLGVGVDIKTVGTKQFEDLDLLEEFRSISVDAEDSIFYNHFGQEIYAEKCGVHMGYLHEQRFVHRGILQMLLYRTVIERLGEDAVVLGAGLVSYEQDADGVTLEIEHRDGSRERVRHDALIAADGIKSVARRQMHPDQAEPEFSGITMWRGTTLHEPIRGGHTILHLGDPRISTMIIYPIAENFEGIGLDLINWVVETNGEETIEDWNQVADPEQLIPAFDTLKLPFLDVQQLIRDAREVYLFPLTRHFPLDTWVDGRVALLGDAAHAMYPRGGNGITQATLDAAVLAEKLTEHADPAAAFIEYDAARRPMVNRITDNMRGEGYEVIRRIVAERTAGKPFDDIEEVLPLAEADEIFSKYHALVGAPRPGREAGEATGFRTWEEAQVR; this is translated from the coding sequence ATGCACGACATTGCCATCATCGGAGCCGGCCCCGGCGGGCTCGTCACCGCCCTGCGGCTTCACCAGCAGGGCATCAGGACGAAGATCTACGAGATCGTCCCCGAACTCAAGCCCCTCGGCGTCGGCGTCGATATCAAGACAGTCGGCACCAAGCAGTTTGAAGACCTCGATCTACTCGAGGAGTTCCGGTCCATCTCCGTCGATGCCGAGGACTCGATCTTCTACAACCACTTCGGCCAGGAGATCTACGCCGAGAAGTGCGGCGTGCACATGGGCTACCTGCACGAGCAACGCTTCGTGCACCGCGGCATCCTGCAGATGCTGCTCTATCGCACCGTGATCGAACGCCTCGGCGAGGATGCCGTTGTGCTGGGTGCCGGGCTCGTGAGCTACGAGCAGGATGCCGACGGCGTGACCCTCGAGATCGAACACCGCGACGGCAGCCGCGAGAGGGTGCGGCACGATGCCCTCATCGCGGCGGACGGCATCAAATCGGTCGCGCGCCGCCAGATGCACCCCGATCAGGCCGAACCCGAGTTCTCCGGCATCACGATGTGGCGTGGCACCACGCTGCACGAGCCGATCCGCGGCGGGCACACCATTCTTCATCTCGGCGATCCGCGCATCTCGACGATGATCATCTACCCGATAGCGGAGAACTTCGAAGGCATCGGCCTCGACCTCATCAACTGGGTCGTCGAGACGAACGGTGAGGAGACCATCGAGGACTGGAACCAGGTCGCCGATCCCGAGCAGCTCATTCCGGCGTTCGACACGCTGAAGCTGCCCTTCCTCGACGTTCAGCAGTTGATCCGCGACGCCCGCGAGGTGTACCTCTTCCCCCTCACCCGGCACTTCCCGCTCGACACGTGGGTTGACGGCAGGGTCGCACTCCTCGGCGACGCCGCGCACGCCATGTACCCGCGCGGCGGCAACGGCATCACCCAGGCCACGCTCGATGCCGCGGTGCTCGCAGAGAAGCTCACCGAGCACGCCGACCCGGCCGCCGCCTTCATCGAGTACGACGCCGCCCGCCGCCCGATGGTCAACCGCATCACCGACAACATGCGCGGCGAGGGCTACGAGGTCATCCGACGGATCGTCGCCGAACGCACAGCGGGCAAGCCGTTCGACGACATCGAGGAGGTGCTGCCGCTGGCAGAGGCCGACGAGATCTTTAGCAAGTACCACGCGCTCGTTGGCGCACCGCGCCCCGGTCGCGAAGCGGGCGAGGCCACCGGCTTCCGCACCTGGGAAGAGGCGCAAGTCCGATGA
- a CDS encoding nuclear transport factor 2 family protein — MSANVENDILSVEKRRQDALIAGDIDALDALFEDSLIHIHAPGLVHTKALLLEHVAVRRAYIEITRQDLLLRTFGDSAVLTGGIVNRMHAPDGGERTIDGVVTQVLHRGDDGQWRFVSFQMTPYGDQVWGALPSEKPEQADEEESE, encoded by the coding sequence ATGAGCGCAAACGTCGAGAACGACATCCTCTCCGTCGAGAAGCGACGCCAGGACGCCCTGATCGCCGGCGACATCGACGCGCTGGACGCCCTCTTCGAGGACTCCCTGATCCACATCCACGCCCCGGGGCTCGTGCACACGAAGGCGCTGCTGCTCGAGCACGTCGCCGTGCGTCGTGCGTACATCGAGATCACGAGACAGGACCTGCTGCTGCGCACCTTCGGTGACTCCGCGGTGCTGACCGGCGGCATCGTGAATCGGATGCACGCCCCCGACGGCGGCGAGCGCACGATCGACGGGGTCGTCACCCAGGTGCTGCACCGCGGTGACGACGGGCAGTGGCGGTTCGTGAGCTTCCAGATGACGCCGTATGGCGACCAGGTGTGGGGCGCGCTACCCTCCGAGAAGCCCGAGCAAGCCGACGAGGAGGAGAGCGAATGA
- a CDS encoding fumarylacetoacetate hydrolase family protein has product MKLARFRTGDSPVRLGRIDGDEIVDLSDALGIGSSLRALIPELAARRESILSASGPRHPLAEVTLLAPIDDPQKYLGVGMNYAAHAEEARQAGIPIPTSQMWFNKQVSCINDPFGHIVRPVVSEQLDYEIELGVVIGKPARNVSAHEAREYIAGYLVANDVSVRDWLAKLSPTFTLGKSFDTHGPIGPWLTTDDEIDDPLALQMTLTVNGEVRQSADTGGMIYDIYEQIAYLSQVMTLQPGDILATGTPSGIGAPTQNWLVPGDVVRAEIEGLGAIENRVVEDRVES; this is encoded by the coding sequence ATGAAGCTCGCACGATTCCGCACCGGCGACTCCCCGGTGCGCCTCGGCCGCATCGACGGCGACGAGATCGTCGACCTGTCCGACGCGCTGGGCATCGGCTCGTCGCTCCGCGCGCTGATCCCCGAGCTGGCGGCCCGCCGCGAGAGCATCCTCTCGGCGTCGGGGCCACGGCATCCGCTCGCCGAGGTGACGCTGCTCGCACCGATCGACGACCCGCAGAAGTATCTCGGTGTCGGCATGAACTACGCCGCACACGCCGAGGAGGCGCGGCAGGCAGGCATCCCGATCCCGACCAGCCAGATGTGGTTCAACAAGCAGGTCTCCTGCATCAACGACCCGTTCGGCCACATCGTGCGACCGGTCGTGTCGGAGCAGCTCGACTACGAGATCGAGCTCGGCGTCGTGATCGGCAAGCCCGCCCGCAACGTGTCGGCCCACGAGGCCCGCGAGTACATCGCCGGATACCTGGTCGCGAACGACGTCTCGGTGCGCGACTGGCTGGCGAAGCTCTCGCCGACGTTCACGCTCGGCAAGTCGTTCGACACGCACGGCCCGATCGGTCCGTGGCTCACCACCGACGACGAGATCGACGACCCGCTGGCGCTGCAGATGACGCTGACCGTGAACGGCGAGGTGCGGCAAAGTGCGGACACCGGTGGCATGATCTACGACATCTACGAGCAGATCGCCTACCTCAGCCAGGTGATGACGCTGCAGCCGGGCGACATCCTCGCCACCGGCACCCCCTCGGGCATCGGCGCGCCGACGCAGAACTGGTTGGTGCCGGGTGATGTGGTGCGCGCCGAGATCGAGGGTCTCGGCGCGATCGAGAACCGCGTCGTCGAAGACCGCGTCGAGAGCTGA
- a CDS encoding RidA family protein: protein MPRRRSIHLTGFGHENPVPAASLIGQHLVSGVLTGRDPLTKEMPAELDTQVANIFAHVRELMAAAGGTTDDIIKITVWLAEDAYRDREALNRAWITMFPDADSRPARQVMAARFDGATLVQCDLQAVLADSAEQ from the coding sequence ATGCCGCGCCGCAGGAGCATCCACCTCACCGGATTCGGGCACGAGAACCCGGTTCCGGCGGCGAGCCTCATCGGTCAGCACCTTGTCTCGGGGGTGCTGACCGGGCGCGATCCGCTCACGAAGGAGATGCCGGCCGAGCTCGACACGCAGGTGGCCAACATCTTCGCGCACGTGCGCGAGCTCATGGCCGCCGCCGGCGGCACGACCGACGACATCATCAAGATCACGGTGTGGCTGGCCGAGGACGCGTACCGCGATCGCGAGGCGCTGAATCGCGCGTGGATCACCATGTTCCCTGATGCCGACAGCCGTCCTGCCCGTCAGGTGATGGCCGCGCGGTTCGACGGCGCCACGCTCGTGCAGTGCGATCTTCAGGCGGTGCTCGCAGACTCGGCAGAGCAGTGA
- a CDS encoding Bcr/CflA family efflux MFS transporter, translated as MDIYIPSLPAMQTELGGAAWLMQASVTACLLGIGVGQLVWGPLSDRHGRRPIILIGVIGWTLASVLSAVAADAVMLIAVRGLAGVCGAAGIVVARSVVRDLSDDSRSVSSRIGLLALVSVMAPVLAPVIGALIAAAWGWRADFVALAALGGALTLLFALLVPETLPASERVTGPGAGVANALLTALRDRELAWTAAALATHSLGFYAYITTASFIVEREFGYPPLVFALVFGTNALAMVAANIVFRRMARTRHPSVAMGTGLAGSAVAGALMLLLALTGAAPWLLWILSTVFAGATAFVFTGAHSWGQLVVTASGAASALTGASQFLGGVLGSPLTGVIGTTAATLGAVITVSSALGWLAFRRAADARAHHTSA; from the coding sequence ATGGACATCTACATCCCGTCCCTCCCCGCGATGCAGACCGAGCTCGGCGGCGCCGCGTGGCTGATGCAGGCCAGCGTCACGGCGTGCCTTCTCGGCATCGGCGTCGGGCAGCTCGTGTGGGGTCCGCTCAGCGACCGGCACGGGCGGCGCCCGATCATCCTGATCGGCGTGATCGGCTGGACACTCGCCTCCGTGCTGAGTGCGGTGGCGGCGGATGCCGTAATGCTCATCGCCGTGCGCGGGCTCGCCGGCGTCTGCGGTGCCGCGGGCATCGTGGTCGCCCGGAGCGTCGTGCGCGACCTCTCCGACGACAGCCGCTCCGTGTCCTCGCGCATCGGCCTGCTCGCGCTCGTCTCGGTGATGGCCCCCGTGCTCGCACCGGTGATCGGCGCGCTGATCGCGGCCGCCTGGGGGTGGCGTGCGGACTTCGTCGCGCTCGCGGCGCTCGGCGGTGCACTGACGCTGCTGTTCGCACTCCTCGTTCCGGAGACGCTGCCCGCGTCCGAGCGCGTGACGGGGCCCGGCGCCGGCGTGGCCAACGCCCTGCTCACAGCGCTGCGTGATCGGGAGCTCGCCTGGACCGCGGCAGCACTCGCCACCCACTCGCTCGGGTTCTACGCATACATCACCACCGCGTCGTTCATCGTCGAGCGCGAGTTCGGGTATCCGCCCCTGGTGTTCGCGCTCGTCTTCGGCACGAACGCACTCGCGATGGTCGCGGCCAACATCGTGTTCCGACGGATGGCGCGTACGCGGCATCCGTCCGTTGCGATGGGAACCGGTCTCGCAGGCAGCGCGGTCGCCGGTGCCCTCATGCTCCTGCTCGCCCTCACCGGAGCCGCGCCGTGGCTGTTGTGGATCCTCTCCACTGTTTTCGCCGGGGCGACCGCGTTCGTGTTCACCGGTGCGCACAGCTGGGGCCAGCTGGTCGTCACCGCGAGCGGGGCGGCCTCGGCCCTGACCGGCGCATCACAGTTCCTCGGCGGCGTGCTCGGCTCGCCGCTGACCGGCGTCATCGGCACGACGGCGGCGACACTCGGCGCGGTCATCACGGTGAGCTCCGCACTGGGATGGCTGGCGTTCCGACGTGCAGCCGACGCCCGCGCCCACCACACGTCGGCCTGA
- a CDS encoding FAD-dependent monooxygenase: MRTIELDVFVVGAGPTGLAAAALLARDGVNVAAITRYPGFADSPRAHIINPRTMEVFRDLGIEQRVTDAAMPATLMNQVIWAESFAGAEIARRRGWGGGAARRSDYEAASPCVPTNIPQHVLEPILAEAAQEFGARVLFSLELVSMRQEVDRVVSLCRDRVTGEDVEVISDYAIGADGDNSAVVREIGFEVEGQTGLGHMLNFWVQADLTKYTAHRPGALYQIFQPGGQAFTDNAMFVAVRPWDEWVVAIPYDPAVGDPDRSEDAAVNTVRSYVGDPELAVHLIGTSTWTINQVHADIMHRGRVVIAGNAAHRHPPAGGLGANTCVQDAYNVAWKIRMLQAGDAGTGILDTYSQERAPVARRIVERANRSLGALFAIPAALGLRPGQSVEDGRAALAERFSDAPAGAAKRRLLAEAVEMQDYNFNALGVELGHRYTSDGITPDGTAFEPGLDPELFYEPTTTPGSPLPHVWIERGGAPLSTLDLVGKGRFTLLTGIGGEPWREAAVAASSRLGVPVDVVSIGPRQDAEDRYGEWATLRGTDESGALLVRPDQHVAFRAPDASGDVHAALHQAVSRALGRA; encoded by the coding sequence ATGAGGACCATCGAGCTCGACGTGTTCGTCGTCGGCGCCGGGCCCACTGGGCTCGCCGCCGCCGCTCTGCTCGCACGCGACGGGGTGAACGTCGCCGCGATCACCCGTTACCCGGGCTTCGCGGATTCGCCGCGTGCGCACATCATCAACCCGCGCACGATGGAGGTGTTCCGCGACCTCGGTATCGAGCAGCGCGTGACCGACGCAGCCATGCCGGCGACTCTGATGAACCAGGTGATCTGGGCTGAGAGCTTCGCCGGTGCCGAGATCGCCCGCCGGCGCGGATGGGGTGGAGGCGCCGCACGTCGATCGGACTACGAGGCTGCCAGTCCCTGCGTGCCGACCAACATCCCGCAGCACGTGCTCGAGCCAATCCTCGCCGAGGCGGCGCAGGAGTTCGGCGCCCGGGTGCTCTTCAGCCTCGAGCTCGTGTCGATGCGCCAGGAGGTGGATCGGGTCGTCTCGCTCTGCCGAGACCGGGTCACGGGCGAAGACGTCGAGGTCATCTCGGACTACGCGATCGGTGCCGACGGTGACAACAGCGCCGTCGTTCGTGAGATCGGATTCGAGGTGGAGGGGCAGACCGGTCTCGGCCACATGCTCAATTTCTGGGTGCAGGCCGACCTCACGAAGTACACCGCGCACCGGCCCGGCGCGCTCTATCAGATCTTCCAGCCGGGCGGGCAGGCGTTCACCGACAACGCCATGTTCGTCGCCGTGCGCCCGTGGGACGAGTGGGTCGTCGCGATCCCCTACGATCCGGCGGTCGGCGACCCGGATCGCAGCGAAGACGCCGCCGTGAACACTGTGCGCTCCTATGTGGGAGACCCCGAACTGGCCGTGCACCTCATCGGCACCTCCACCTGGACGATCAACCAGGTGCACGCCGACATCATGCACCGGGGACGAGTCGTCATCGCCGGCAACGCCGCGCACCGGCATCCGCCTGCCGGTGGCCTCGGGGCCAACACCTGTGTGCAGGACGCATATAACGTCGCCTGGAAGATCCGGATGCTGCAGGCCGGGGACGCCGGCACCGGCATCCTCGACACGTACTCGCAGGAGCGCGCGCCCGTCGCCCGGCGGATCGTCGAGCGTGCCAACCGGTCGCTCGGCGCGCTGTTCGCGATTCCCGCAGCGCTGGGTCTGCGCCCCGGCCAATCCGTCGAGGACGGGAGGGCGGCGCTCGCCGAGCGCTTCAGTGACGCTCCGGCCGGCGCGGCGAAGCGACGCCTCCTGGCCGAGGCGGTGGAGATGCAGGACTACAACTTCAACGCGCTGGGAGTCGAGCTCGGGCATCGCTACACGTCGGACGGCATCACTCCCGACGGCACAGCGTTCGAGCCGGGCCTGGACCCCGAGCTGTTCTACGAGCCGACGACGACACCGGGTTCGCCGCTGCCGCACGTGTGGATCGAGCGTGGCGGCGCGCCGCTGTCGACGCTCGACCTCGTCGGAAAGGGGCGCTTCACGCTGCTCACCGGCATCGGCGGCGAACCGTGGCGGGAGGCCGCCGTGGCCGCGTCGTCACGCCTTGGCGTGCCCGTCGACGTCGTGTCGATCGGCCCGCGACAAGATGCCGAGGATCGATACGGAGAGTGGGCGACCCTGCGCGGGACCGACGAGTCGGGCGCGCTGCTGGTGCGCCCCGACCAGCACGTCGCCTTCCGGGCCCCGGACGCCTCGGGCGACGTGCATGCCGCGCTCCACCAAGCCGTCTCCCGCGCCCTCGGGCGCGCCTAG